CCAGCCGGGCGATCAGCGAGGTCCACTCGGGGTCGTCGACGCGCTCGCCGCGGCGCGACAGCCACCACACGGTGCCGAAGCCCGTGGCCAGCCGCGCCAGCAGCAGCGCCGTGCCCACGAGCCAGAGGATCCCCAGCAGCCGCCAGACGTCGACGTCGACGTGGAGCCGGATGACGCCCTCCCGCGGCCCTTCCGCCGGGGCCGTGGTCGGAGTGCCCGGCGCCGGCGCCGCGGCGGCCGGCGCGCCGAGCGTCGACGGCGTACCCGCGTCGGCGATCGGGGCCGTCGACGCCACGGGCACCTCCGCGACGGGCGTCGGGCGCGGGGCCACCGTCACCGGCGCGGGGCCGGCGAGCGACGGGAGCACCGGGAGGCGCCAGGGGAGGAAGTGCGAGAAGAGCGGCAGCGACAGCACGGCGGCGATGGCCGCCACCCAGACGAAGTGGCGCGCGGCGGCCGACGCGTTGCGCAGGGTCACCGCCAGGAGCGTGGCGGCGCCCAGCAGGAGCGCGGCCTTCAGGAAGAGCGCCGGGACCGGGTCGGAGCCCAGCACCAGCGTCGAGAGCTGCGGGACGGCGGCGGTCATCTCCCCTCCTCGCGGGCGCGGTTGACCTGCTGGGTGAGGCGCACCAGGGTGTCGCCGTCGACGTGCGTGTCGCTCATCCCCAGGAGCGCGGCCGCCGCCTGCTCGGCCGAGCCGCCGAAGAAGGTGCGCACCAGGTGCTTGAGCGCCGCGGTGCGGGCGCTGTCCTGCTCCACGGTGGGCTTGTAGACGTAGCGCGGGCCGTCCTGGAGGTGGATCACGTGGCCCTTGTCCTCCAGCGTGCGCATGGTGGCGCGCACGGCGGAGTAGCTGGGCGGGTCGGGAATGCGCTCGAGGACATCGCCCACCGTGGCGCTGCCCATGGCGTAGAGCACGTCCATGATCTGGCGCTCGCGGCGCGAGAGGTCGGTCTGCAGCTCGGGACCCATCGGGTCTCCTGTGCGAAGAGGTGGGGTGCGAAAGGTGGAAGGGCTGCCGGCCTCCAGTGGCCTGCTGGAAATCCAGCAGCGTGCTGGAATTCTAGCAGAGGGTAGCACCGGTGTCAACGTTCTTGTTTTCGGGAGATGCAAGTGGTTGGATGCACGTCGTTTGGAGAATCGGGGCATCCGCGGCTCCCCGGCGGCTGCGCCGCAGGGGCCCCCCTCCCCGCGCGACCCGCGGCTGCTCGTTCCTCGCAGCCAGAGGGCGCGCTCCCTCCCCCGCTGCGCGGTGGAGGGGAAACACCTCGGCGCTTCGCACAACGAAACCAGGTGCCGGGCGGATGGGGTGCGCGGTTGAAGCCTCGCTCACCCGAACCTCGCTGCGGCGCCGATGGCCGGCGAGGCTTTCCGTGGTTCCAGCGAGTGTCTTCAGGCACTCGCGACACCGGCGGCCGCGACGAGACCCGTCCCACGGGAATTCGTCCCGACGCGCTTCCGCGCCCGCGCGGTTCATCCTACTTTGGTGTCGACCCACGGGCCAGGCCGCTCCCCGGCCTCATCCTTACCTCCTGCCCTGTGAGGACCACGATGCGGTTCCGACGTACGCTCCCGGCGCTCTGCCTCGCGCTCGCCTGCGC
This is a stretch of genomic DNA from Longimicrobium sp.. It encodes these proteins:
- a CDS encoding BlaI/MecI/CopY family transcriptional regulator produces the protein MGPELQTDLSRRERQIMDVLYAMGSATVGDVLERIPDPPSYSAVRATMRTLEDKGHVIHLQDGPRYVYKPTVEQDSARTAALKHLVRTFFGGSAEQAAAALLGMSDTHVDGDTLVRLTQQVNRAREEGR